One Glycine max cultivar Williams 82 chromosome 3, Glycine_max_v4.0, whole genome shotgun sequence DNA window includes the following coding sequences:
- the LOC100781861 gene encoding protein NRT1/ PTR FAMILY 4.6 isoform X1 — MADHDAKEEQRPLNQWRRSKGGFMASMFIFVLSALDNMGFVANMVSIVLYFYGVMHFDLASSANTLTNFMGSTYLLSLVGGFISDTYLNRFTTCLLFGSLEVLALAMLTVQAASKHLHPEACGKSSCVKGGIAVMFYTSLCLLALGMGGVRGSMTAFGADQFDEKDPTEAKALASFFNWLLLSSTVGAITGVTGVVWVSTQKAWHWGFFIITIASSVGFVTLALGKQFYRIKTPGDSPTLRIAQVIVVSFKNRKLSLPESHGELYEISDKDATAEKIAHTNQMRFLDKAAIIQESSKPQAWKICTVTQVEEVKILTRMLPIVASTIILNTCMAQLQTFSVQQGNVMDLKLGSLTVPAPSIPVIPLVFISVLVPLYELFFVPFARKITNHPSGITQLQRVGVGLVLSAISMAVAGIVEVKRRDQGRKDPSKPISLFWLSFQYGIFGIADMFTLVGLLEFFYRESPASMKSLSTSLTWLSTSLGYFLSTVFVNVINAVTKRITRSKQGWLHGFDLNQNNLNLFYWFLATLSCLNFFNYLYWASRYQYKREDSGPGFKPLGEMPLKRVERKQDCEVSRE, encoded by the exons ATG GCTGACCATGATGCAAAAGAAGAACAAAGGCCCCTCAACCAATGGAGAAGAAGCAAAGGGGGATTCATGGCTTCCATGTTCATTTTTG TCTTGTCAGCATTGGACAACATGGGCTTTGTGGCAAACATGGTAAGCATAGTCCTATACTTTTATGGAGTGATGCACTTTGATCTAGCCAGTTCAGCCAACACACTCACAAACTTCATGGGCTCAACCTACTTGCTTTCCCTTGTTGGTGGCTTCATCTCAGATACTTACTTGAACAGATTCACCACATGCTTGCTTTTCGGATCACTCGAGGTTCTG GCTTTGGCAATGCTCACAGTCCAAGCTGCTTCAAAACATTTACACCCTGAAGCATGTGGCAAGTCAAGCTGTGTGAAAGGTGGCATAGCAGTGATGTTCTACACATCACTGTGCTTGTTGGCATTGGGAATGGGAGGGGTGAGAGGATCCATGACTGCATTTGGAGCTGACCAATTTGATGAGAAGGATCCAACTGAGGCAAAAGCCCTTGCAAGTTTTTTCAATTGGCTTTTGCTCAGTTCAACTGTGGGAGCAATCACAGGAGTCACTGGTGTTGTGTGGGTTAGCACACAAAAGGCATGGCATTGGGGTTTTTTCATCATAACCATAGCTTCCTCCGTTGGCTTTGTGACCCTTGCTCTTGGTAAACAATTCTACCGCATCAAAACTCCAGGAGATAGCCCCACTTTGAGAATTGCTCAG GTTATTGTTGTGTCTTTTAAGAACCGAAAGTTGTCATTGCCGGAGTCACATGGAGAACTATATGAAATCAGTGATAAAGATGCTACAGCTGAGAAGATTGCTCACACCAACCAGATGAG GTTCCTAGACAAAGCTGCCATCATACAAGAAAGCTCAAAACCCCAGGCATGGAAAATTTGCACTGTGACACAAGTTGAAGAAGTGAAGATCCTAACAAGAATGTTACCCATAGTAGCTAGCACCATCATACTGAACACATGTATGGCACAACTCCAAACATTCTCAGTTCAACAAGGGAATGTGATGGACCTAAAACTTGGCTCTCTAACAGTGCCAGCACCATCCATTCCTGTTATCCCACTTGTTTTTATAAGTGTCCTAGTTCCCTTGTATGAACTATTTTTTGTGCCATTTGCAAGAAAAATCACTAACCACCCTTCAGGCATAACACAACTACAAAGGGTGGGTGTAGGGTTAGTACTCTCGGCAATATCAATGGCAGTGGCAGGGATTGTGGAAGTGAAAAGAAGGGACCAAGGGAGAAAAGACCCTTCTAAGCCTATAAGCCTATTTTGGCTTTCATTCCAATATGGCATATTTGGAATTGCAGATATGTTCACCCTTGTGGGACTATTGGAGTTTTTCTATAGGGAATCACCTGCTAGCATGAAATCACTTTCAACCTCTCTCACGTGGTTGTCAACATCTCTTGGTTACTTCTTGAGCACAGTCTTTGTCAATGTTATCAATGCTGTTACCAAAAGGATCACACGAAGCAAACAAGGGTGGTTGCATGGGTTCGACTTGAACCAAAATAACCTTAACTTGTTCTATTGGTTCCTAGCCACCCTTAGTTGCCTTAACTTCTTTAACTACCTTTATTGGGCCTCAAGGTACCAATACAAACGTGAAGACTCAGGCCCAGGTTTTAAGCCTTTAGGTGAAATGCCTCTCAAAAGGGTTGAGAGAAAACAAGATTGTGAAGTTAGCCGAgagtga
- the LOC100782401 gene encoding pectin acetylesterase 10 isoform X1 — translation MERVLWVDIAIGLVVFSNWVDGFVGYEHHFNETELSLLEAHEASLSYAGTERNNLLLVGLTLIQNAAAKGAVCLDGTLPGYHLHRGYGSGANSWLINLEGGGWCNNIRTCVYRKKTRRGSSDFMEKEIPFTGILSNKAEENPDFFNWNRVKLRYCDGASFTGDSEDETAELQFRGQRIWAAAMEDLMSKGMRFASQAILSGCSAGGLATIIHCDEFRGLFPRTTKVKCLSDAGLFLDAIDVSGGHTLRNLYSGVVGLQGAQKNLPQICTNHLDPISCFFPQNLIASVKTPLFILNAAYDSWQIQSSLAPPSADPHGYWHECRLNHAKCTGPQIQFLQGFRNHMLNAIKYFSRSKQNGLFINSCFSHCQTERQDTWFADNSPVIRNKAIALAVGDWYFDRAGVKAIDCPYPCDNTCHHLIFR, via the exons ATGGAGAGAGTTTTGTGGGTTGACATTGCTATAGGACTTGTTGTTTTCAGCAACTGGGTCGATGGGTTCGTAGGATATGAACATCACTTCAATGAAACAGAGTTGTCTTTATTAGAGGCTCATGAAGCTTCCTTGTCCTACGCCGGGACCGAGAGGAATAATCTTCTGCTGGTAGGACTCACCCTTATTCAAAATGCTGCTGCTAAAGGAGCAG TCTGCTTGGACGGAACATTACCTGGTTATCATTTGCATCGGGGATATGGATCAGGAGCAAATAGCTGGCTTATTAATTTAGAG GGTGGTGGATGGTGTAATAATATTAGAACATGTGTTTATCGCAAGAAAACCCGGCGTGGATCATCAGATTTCATGGAAAAGGAGATACCTTTTACTGGTATATTAAGTAATAAGGCTGAAGAAAACCCAG ATTTTTTCAATTGGAATAGAGTAAAGCTTCGTTATTGTGATGGTGCCTCATTTACTGGGGATAGTGAAGATGAG ACTGCAGAACTGCAATTCAGAGGACAGCGTATTTGGGCAGCTGCAATGGAAGATTTGATGTCAAAGGGAATGCGTTTTGCCAGTCAG GCTATTCTTTCGGGATGCTCTGCGGGTGGCCTGGCTACTATTATTCATTGTGATGAATTTCGTGGTCTCTTTCCAAGGACCACCAAAGTGAAATGTCTTAGTGATGCTGGGTTGTTTCTTGATGC GATTGATGTATCTGGTGGGCATACCCTTAGGAATTTATACAGTGGAGTTGTAGGATTGCAG GGAGCACAGAAGAATCTGCCACAGATTTGTACTAATCACCTTGATCCCATCTCG TGCTTCTTTCCTCAAAACTTGATTGCCAGTGTTAAGACTCCGCTATTCATTCTTAATGCTGCTTATGATTCATGGCAG ATCCAGTCCAGCTTAGCTCCTCCATCTGCAGATCCCCATGGCTATTGGCATGAATGTAGATTAAACCATGCTAAATGTACTGGACCACAAATCCAATTTCTGCAAG GATTCAGAAATCACATGCTGAATGCTATTAAATACTTCTCAAGATCAAAGCAGAATGGCTTGTTTATTAATTCTTGTTTTTCTCACTGCCAAACTGAGAGGCAGGATACATGGTTTGCTGACAATTCTCCTGTTATCAGGAACAAG GCAATTGCTCTGGCTGTTGGAGACTGGTATTTCGATCGAGCAGGTGTTAAGGCCATTGATTGTCCTTACCCTTGTGATAATACATGCCATCATCTGATTTTCAGATGA
- the LOC100782401 gene encoding pectin acetylesterase 10 isoform X2 yields MERVLWVDIAIGLVVFSNWVDGFVGYEHHFNETELSLLEAHEASLSYAGTERNNLLLVGLTLIQNAAAKGAVCLDGTLPGYHLHRGYGSGANSWLINLEGGGWCNNIRTCVYRKKTRRGSSDFMEKEIPFTDFFNWNRVKLRYCDGASFTGDSEDETAELQFRGQRIWAAAMEDLMSKGMRFASQAILSGCSAGGLATIIHCDEFRGLFPRTTKVKCLSDAGLFLDAIDVSGGHTLRNLYSGVVGLQGAQKNLPQICTNHLDPISCFFPQNLIASVKTPLFILNAAYDSWQIQSSLAPPSADPHGYWHECRLNHAKCTGPQIQFLQGFRNHMLNAIKYFSRSKQNGLFINSCFSHCQTERQDTWFADNSPVIRNKAIALAVGDWYFDRAGVKAIDCPYPCDNTCHHLIFR; encoded by the exons ATGGAGAGAGTTTTGTGGGTTGACATTGCTATAGGACTTGTTGTTTTCAGCAACTGGGTCGATGGGTTCGTAGGATATGAACATCACTTCAATGAAACAGAGTTGTCTTTATTAGAGGCTCATGAAGCTTCCTTGTCCTACGCCGGGACCGAGAGGAATAATCTTCTGCTGGTAGGACTCACCCTTATTCAAAATGCTGCTGCTAAAGGAGCAG TCTGCTTGGACGGAACATTACCTGGTTATCATTTGCATCGGGGATATGGATCAGGAGCAAATAGCTGGCTTATTAATTTAGAG GGTGGTGGATGGTGTAATAATATTAGAACATGTGTTTATCGCAAGAAAACCCGGCGTGGATCATCAGATTTCATGGAAAAGGAGATACCTTTTACTG ATTTTTTCAATTGGAATAGAGTAAAGCTTCGTTATTGTGATGGTGCCTCATTTACTGGGGATAGTGAAGATGAG ACTGCAGAACTGCAATTCAGAGGACAGCGTATTTGGGCAGCTGCAATGGAAGATTTGATGTCAAAGGGAATGCGTTTTGCCAGTCAG GCTATTCTTTCGGGATGCTCTGCGGGTGGCCTGGCTACTATTATTCATTGTGATGAATTTCGTGGTCTCTTTCCAAGGACCACCAAAGTGAAATGTCTTAGTGATGCTGGGTTGTTTCTTGATGC GATTGATGTATCTGGTGGGCATACCCTTAGGAATTTATACAGTGGAGTTGTAGGATTGCAG GGAGCACAGAAGAATCTGCCACAGATTTGTACTAATCACCTTGATCCCATCTCG TGCTTCTTTCCTCAAAACTTGATTGCCAGTGTTAAGACTCCGCTATTCATTCTTAATGCTGCTTATGATTCATGGCAG ATCCAGTCCAGCTTAGCTCCTCCATCTGCAGATCCCCATGGCTATTGGCATGAATGTAGATTAAACCATGCTAAATGTACTGGACCACAAATCCAATTTCTGCAAG GATTCAGAAATCACATGCTGAATGCTATTAAATACTTCTCAAGATCAAAGCAGAATGGCTTGTTTATTAATTCTTGTTTTTCTCACTGCCAAACTGAGAGGCAGGATACATGGTTTGCTGACAATTCTCCTGTTATCAGGAACAAG GCAATTGCTCTGGCTGTTGGAGACTGGTATTTCGATCGAGCAGGTGTTAAGGCCATTGATTGTCCTTACCCTTGTGATAATACATGCCATCATCTGATTTTCAGATGA
- the LOC100781861 gene encoding protein NRT1/ PTR FAMILY 4.6 isoform X2: MEKKQRGIHGFHVHFCLVSIGQHGLCGKHDTYLNRFTTCLLFGSLEVLALAMLTVQAASKHLHPEACGKSSCVKGGIAVMFYTSLCLLALGMGGVRGSMTAFGADQFDEKDPTEAKALASFFNWLLLSSTVGAITGVTGVVWVSTQKAWHWGFFIITIASSVGFVTLALGKQFYRIKTPGDSPTLRIAQVIVVSFKNRKLSLPESHGELYEISDKDATAEKIAHTNQMRFLDKAAIIQESSKPQAWKICTVTQVEEVKILTRMLPIVASTIILNTCMAQLQTFSVQQGNVMDLKLGSLTVPAPSIPVIPLVFISVLVPLYELFFVPFARKITNHPSGITQLQRVGVGLVLSAISMAVAGIVEVKRRDQGRKDPSKPISLFWLSFQYGIFGIADMFTLVGLLEFFYRESPASMKSLSTSLTWLSTSLGYFLSTVFVNVINAVTKRITRSKQGWLHGFDLNQNNLNLFYWFLATLSCLNFFNYLYWASRYQYKREDSGPGFKPLGEMPLKRVERKQDCEVSRE; the protein is encoded by the exons ATGGAGAAGAAGCAAAGGGGGATTCATGGCTTCCATGTTCATTTTTG TCTTGTCAGCATTGGACAACATGGGCTTTGTGGCAAACATG ATACTTACTTGAACAGATTCACCACATGCTTGCTTTTCGGATCACTCGAGGTTCTG GCTTTGGCAATGCTCACAGTCCAAGCTGCTTCAAAACATTTACACCCTGAAGCATGTGGCAAGTCAAGCTGTGTGAAAGGTGGCATAGCAGTGATGTTCTACACATCACTGTGCTTGTTGGCATTGGGAATGGGAGGGGTGAGAGGATCCATGACTGCATTTGGAGCTGACCAATTTGATGAGAAGGATCCAACTGAGGCAAAAGCCCTTGCAAGTTTTTTCAATTGGCTTTTGCTCAGTTCAACTGTGGGAGCAATCACAGGAGTCACTGGTGTTGTGTGGGTTAGCACACAAAAGGCATGGCATTGGGGTTTTTTCATCATAACCATAGCTTCCTCCGTTGGCTTTGTGACCCTTGCTCTTGGTAAACAATTCTACCGCATCAAAACTCCAGGAGATAGCCCCACTTTGAGAATTGCTCAG GTTATTGTTGTGTCTTTTAAGAACCGAAAGTTGTCATTGCCGGAGTCACATGGAGAACTATATGAAATCAGTGATAAAGATGCTACAGCTGAGAAGATTGCTCACACCAACCAGATGAG GTTCCTAGACAAAGCTGCCATCATACAAGAAAGCTCAAAACCCCAGGCATGGAAAATTTGCACTGTGACACAAGTTGAAGAAGTGAAGATCCTAACAAGAATGTTACCCATAGTAGCTAGCACCATCATACTGAACACATGTATGGCACAACTCCAAACATTCTCAGTTCAACAAGGGAATGTGATGGACCTAAAACTTGGCTCTCTAACAGTGCCAGCACCATCCATTCCTGTTATCCCACTTGTTTTTATAAGTGTCCTAGTTCCCTTGTATGAACTATTTTTTGTGCCATTTGCAAGAAAAATCACTAACCACCCTTCAGGCATAACACAACTACAAAGGGTGGGTGTAGGGTTAGTACTCTCGGCAATATCAATGGCAGTGGCAGGGATTGTGGAAGTGAAAAGAAGGGACCAAGGGAGAAAAGACCCTTCTAAGCCTATAAGCCTATTTTGGCTTTCATTCCAATATGGCATATTTGGAATTGCAGATATGTTCACCCTTGTGGGACTATTGGAGTTTTTCTATAGGGAATCACCTGCTAGCATGAAATCACTTTCAACCTCTCTCACGTGGTTGTCAACATCTCTTGGTTACTTCTTGAGCACAGTCTTTGTCAATGTTATCAATGCTGTTACCAAAAGGATCACACGAAGCAAACAAGGGTGGTTGCATGGGTTCGACTTGAACCAAAATAACCTTAACTTGTTCTATTGGTTCCTAGCCACCCTTAGTTGCCTTAACTTCTTTAACTACCTTTATTGGGCCTCAAGGTACCAATACAAACGTGAAGACTCAGGCCCAGGTTTTAAGCCTTTAGGTGAAATGCCTCTCAAAAGGGTTGAGAGAAAACAAGATTGTGAAGTTAGCCGAgagtga
- the LOC100782401 gene encoding pectin acetylesterase 10 isoform X3 — MEKEIPFTGILSNKAEENPDFFNWNRVKLRYCDGASFTGDSEDETAELQFRGQRIWAAAMEDLMSKGMRFASQAILSGCSAGGLATIIHCDEFRGLFPRTTKVKCLSDAGLFLDAIDVSGGHTLRNLYSGVVGLQGAQKNLPQICTNHLDPISCFFPQNLIASVKTPLFILNAAYDSWQIQSSLAPPSADPHGYWHECRLNHAKCTGPQIQFLQGFRNHMLNAIKYFSRSKQNGLFINSCFSHCQTERQDTWFADNSPVIRNKAIALAVGDWYFDRAGVKAIDCPYPCDNTCHHLIFR; from the exons ATGGAAAAGGAGATACCTTTTACTGGTATATTAAGTAATAAGGCTGAAGAAAACCCAG ATTTTTTCAATTGGAATAGAGTAAAGCTTCGTTATTGTGATGGTGCCTCATTTACTGGGGATAGTGAAGATGAG ACTGCAGAACTGCAATTCAGAGGACAGCGTATTTGGGCAGCTGCAATGGAAGATTTGATGTCAAAGGGAATGCGTTTTGCCAGTCAG GCTATTCTTTCGGGATGCTCTGCGGGTGGCCTGGCTACTATTATTCATTGTGATGAATTTCGTGGTCTCTTTCCAAGGACCACCAAAGTGAAATGTCTTAGTGATGCTGGGTTGTTTCTTGATGC GATTGATGTATCTGGTGGGCATACCCTTAGGAATTTATACAGTGGAGTTGTAGGATTGCAG GGAGCACAGAAGAATCTGCCACAGATTTGTACTAATCACCTTGATCCCATCTCG TGCTTCTTTCCTCAAAACTTGATTGCCAGTGTTAAGACTCCGCTATTCATTCTTAATGCTGCTTATGATTCATGGCAG ATCCAGTCCAGCTTAGCTCCTCCATCTGCAGATCCCCATGGCTATTGGCATGAATGTAGATTAAACCATGCTAAATGTACTGGACCACAAATCCAATTTCTGCAAG GATTCAGAAATCACATGCTGAATGCTATTAAATACTTCTCAAGATCAAAGCAGAATGGCTTGTTTATTAATTCTTGTTTTTCTCACTGCCAAACTGAGAGGCAGGATACATGGTTTGCTGACAATTCTCCTGTTATCAGGAACAAG GCAATTGCTCTGGCTGTTGGAGACTGGTATTTCGATCGAGCAGGTGTTAAGGCCATTGATTGTCCTTACCCTTGTGATAATACATGCCATCATCTGATTTTCAGATGA